The Candidatus Binatus sp. genomic interval CGAAAACGACAGCGAGATGGCGCGCGGGTCGATACCGCGCGCGGGCGCGATTGGGATTGGCAACCCGGTACGAGAGAAAGCCGAGTTGTGGACCGATGCGGTTCCAGACTTGTACGAGGAAGGCATCCGGCATCGCTGGAGGCCCTCGCTCGACATCCCGTGGGAGAGCATCGAGCCGCTCGCGCCGGACCTTGAACTCGCGATGGCACAATTCACCACCGTGCTCAGCGAAAATGCGCTCGTATGCCTCGACATAATCGCGCGCTGGCTGCGCGAGATCAGCTACGGATTCCACGAAGTGAAGCTGCTGATGGCAGTACAGGAGTTCGAGGCAGGCCGCCATTTCGAGGCGTTTCGCAAGCGCGCGGTGGTCAATGGCGGCCGGCTCGGCTTCGAGTCGTCGGGAAAGTTCCTGCGTCTGCTATGCGACTCGAAAACTTTCAACGAAACCTCGATGCTGCTGCACATCACTCACGCAAGTTTCGCGCGCACGTTGTACAAGGCCGGAGCGAAATTCTCTTCGAGCGAAGGCGATCGCACGCTGTTTACTCTTTGCGCGGCAGATATGGAGCGATGGTTGGCCTACGGCACCGTGCGGCTGCGCGGGATGCTGGAAAAGAAGCCCGAGCGGCGCGAACAGGTTCACTCTTATCTCGTTCGCGGCGAGGTCGCGCTCACCGAGGATTGGCATCGCGATACGCCGTTTCGCGAGGCTCTGGCGATCCTGCTTGGCGGAGGACTCGCAGGCGTCCGAGAAGGGCTGAAGCGGGTCGGCGAGTTGCGCAGTCGGCAGGTGGACGATTACCTCGAGCAGCTTGAACAAGCCAGCCTACCCGAGCGGCGCGAGCGGGTTTTTCCCGGGCTCAGGACGTGATTTATGCCGGTATTTCCCTCGGTTGAATGGTTCGACGCGCTGCGCGACTTGGTGAACCACGATCCGTCGTACGTGCACATCGGAACCTGCGATGCGGTGGTCGGGATCCACATATCCGACCTCCACAGGTGCTATCTCGTTACCTTCGAGGTCTTCGAGTGCAGCGAGGTACGCGAGACAAACGCGGAAGGACTCGCGCAGGCGGACTTCTGGCTCGAAATGGACTACGCGGGATGGCGCGACATGATCGAAAACATCCGCGCTACCAACGGGCATCCCGATAGCCGCCATTCGCTGAACACGCTGAACTATGCCCTGGCAGAGCCGTTTGCGAGAGGCGAGGACGGGCTCAAGCTGGACCTCTTCTACCGCTACAACCAGAGCTTTCAGCACTTTTTCAATAGTGCTGCGAAAATCGATACGGTCTTCGCTGGAAAAGGAAACGCCGCCAGTGAGCGATCAGCCACCATTCCGAATCGTTGACCTGAGCACCAACGCGACGGGTGGCTATGCGACGCGCCTGCTCGCTGCGTACGGCGCCGAGGTCATCAAGATCGAGCCGCCACGCAGCGGCGATCCCACGCGCGCGGTTGGACCGTTTCCGGACGACCGGCCCGATCCTAACTGCGGCGCGACTTCGCTATTTCTCGATACCAACAAGAAGAGCGTGACGCTCGACGTGGCGAAACCGGTGGGCCGCGCGATCCTCGATCGCCTGCTCGAGCGGGCGGACGTCTTGATGGAAACCTTCTCGCCCAGCATGGCCGACCATCTGGGACTGAACTATTCCGACCTCGAAGAGCGCTTTCCGCGACTGGTGGTCACTTCGATCACGCCGTTTGGAAAAGACGGACTGTACCGCGACCTCGAAGCCTGCGAGCTGGTTCTGGAAGCGATGAGCGGATGGCTGTTCCAGTCGGGCGAACCCAATCATCCGCCTACCCGCACCCGAGGCGAGTTGGCGACCGCGATGGCGCCGGGTCTGCTCGCAGCCTCGGGAACGCTCGCGGCGCTTGCGTGGCGGGCAAACAGCGGCGAGGGACAACTGGTCGAGGTGGCGGCGATGGAAGCGATGCTGGCGGCGAGCCGCTACTACGAAACCACCTACGCGTACCGCGACCTTCTGATCGCCCGTCTGGGCACCACGCTGTCGGCAACGTACTGTTACCGTCCGGCGAGCGACGGATGGGCTGCGCTCTGTGCCACGACCGATCAGCAGCGCGAAATCTGCGCGCATGTGATGGAACTGTCCGAGCATCTCGACGATCCCGCGTTTGCTCCGCCGACCGTAGGCTCCAGTACCGAGCAAAGCCGCGCCACGGATCTGATCGATCGCTGGGTCACTCAACATTCGCGAGCGGAAATCTTTCACCTCCTCCAGGGCATGCGCGTCCCGAGCGGATTCCTCACGACGGCCGACGAGCTGCTCGGACTCGATCAATTGAAGGAGCGGCAGGCTTTCGTTCGGATCGATCACCCCGCGGCCGGCTCCCTCGATTACCCAGCGGCGCCTTTCAAGATGGGCGTCACGCCGTTCAGGACCACTCGGGCACCGCTGCTCGGCGAGCACAATCGCGAAATTTATCTCGAGCAGCTCGGGCTGAGCGAGGACGAGTTCGCCGCGCTCACGCGGGAAGGAATCATCTAATGAAGTCCGCGGCGTCTGAACTGCCACTCGCCGGCATCCGAGTACTGGATCTCACCACTTGGTGGGCTGGCCCCCTGAACGCGATGATTCTCGCGGACTTCGGCGCCGAGGTCGTCAAGATCGAAGCGATCCAGCGCCTCGACAACTGGCGCGCGACGTTGGCGGATCGCAACATCGAACAGTGGTGGGAAACTTCGCCGCTGTTCAACTCGGCTCAGCGCAACAAGTTCGACTTGACTCTGAACCTCGCGTCGGTGCGCGGGGTCGAGGTGTTCAAGCAGTTGGTCGCCTGTAGCGACGTCGTCTGTGAAAATTACAGCCCCCGCGTGATGCCGCAGCTTGGGATTGCGTATGAGGTTCTGCGGGAGATTAATCCCCGGTTGATCATGAGTTCCCAGACCGGATTCGGCTTGACCGGTCCGTGGCGGGACTACGTTTCGTTCGCGCAGGTCGCTGAGACGCTTGCCGGGCTGGCGCATC includes:
- a CDS encoding CaiB/BaiF CoA-transferase family protein, with product MSDQPPFRIVDLSTNATGGYATRLLAAYGAEVIKIEPPRSGDPTRAVGPFPDDRPDPNCGATSLFLDTNKKSVTLDVAKPVGRAILDRLLERADVLMETFSPSMADHLGLNYSDLEERFPRLVVTSITPFGKDGLYRDLEACELVLEAMSGWLFQSGEPNHPPTRTRGELATAMAPGLLAASGTLAALAWRANSGEGQLVEVAAMEAMLAASRYYETTYAYRDLLIARLGTTLSATYCYRPASDGWAALCATTDQQREICAHVMELSEHLDDPAFAPPTVGSSTEQSRATDLIDRWVTQHSRAEIFHLLQGMRVPSGFLTTADELLGLDQLKERQAFVRIDHPAAGSLDYPAAPFKMGVTPFRTTRAPLLGEHNREIYLEQLGLSEDEFAALTREGII